One window of the Chryseobacterium camelliae genome contains the following:
- a CDS encoding SUF system Fe-S cluster assembly protein, translated as MKFTDDQIADIGENIIRVLKTVYDPEIPVDIYELGLVYDVQISDDGDVKIIMTLTTPNCPVAETLPQEVKDKVAEVEDVNSVDLELTFEPSWNKDMMSEEAKFELGML; from the coding sequence ATGAAATTTACAGACGATCAGATTGCTGATATTGGTGAAAACATCATCAGAGTGCTTAAAACCGTATATGACCCCGAAATTCCGGTAGACATCTATGAACTGGGACTCGTTTATGACGTACAGATTTCCGATGACGGCGATGTTAAAATCATCATGACCCTTACCACGCCTAACTGTCCGGTAGCAGAGACCCTGCCTCAGGAAGTGAAAGATAAGGTGGCAGAAGTGGAAGATGTGAACAGCGTGGACCTCGAGCTTACGTTTGAACCCAGCTGGAATAAAGACATGATGAGTGAGGAAGCAAAATTTGAACTTGGAATGCTTTAA
- a CDS encoding sulfurtransferase, protein MDPVISPSELKNIPSENLIILDARAGKDSYEHYLDKHIKGARFIDLDRDLAQIGKDAAFGGRHPLPDIEKFAETLSRLGIDEGAHIVVYDDKSGANAAARAWWMLKAFGFDHVRVLDGGFQHAEREGLEFSSGEEVFDKTDVIRKEGWLLPVSSLETVENELVNHSSIVVDVRDAYRYRGESEPIDLIAGHIPGAINIPFSENLDENGHFLKPEVLREKYRDLLQGKPEHLIIHCGSGVTACHTILALEHAGFNTPSLYVGSWSEWSRREGKEIAKEV, encoded by the coding sequence ATGGATCCTGTTATTTCACCTTCCGAACTGAAAAATATTCCGTCCGAAAACCTCATCATCCTTGATGCAAGAGCAGGGAAAGACAGCTATGAGCATTATTTGGACAAACATATTAAAGGAGCACGGTTCATAGATCTGGACCGGGACCTGGCGCAGATAGGAAAGGATGCAGCCTTCGGAGGAAGGCATCCGCTTCCAGATATCGAAAAATTCGCTGAGACCCTATCCCGCCTTGGGATCGATGAAGGGGCGCACATCGTCGTATACGATGATAAGAGCGGGGCTAATGCAGCAGCGAGAGCCTGGTGGATGCTTAAAGCTTTTGGGTTTGACCATGTGCGTGTTCTGGATGGAGGATTTCAGCATGCTGAAAGAGAAGGATTGGAATTTTCATCAGGTGAAGAAGTTTTTGATAAAACTGATGTCATCAGAAAAGAAGGTTGGCTTCTTCCTGTATCATCGCTGGAAACTGTTGAAAATGAATTAGTAAACCATTCTTCTATTGTTGTTGATGTACGGGATGCCTACCGGTACAGAGGAGAATCTGAGCCTATTGATTTAATTGCCGGACACATTCCAGGCGCTATCAATATTCCTTTTTCTGAAAACCTAGATGAAAACGGGCATTTCCTGAAGCCGGAGGTGCTGAGAGAAAAATACAGGGATCTTTTACAGGGAAAACCGGAACACCTGATCATTCATTGTGGTTCAGGAGTCACCGCCTGCCACACTATTTTAGCTTTGGAGCACGCAGGATTTAATACGCCTTCGCTCTATGTAGGCTCCTGGAGTGAGTGGAGCAGGAGGGAAGGAAAAGAGATTGCAAAAGAGGTTTAA
- a CDS encoding hydroxymethylglutaryl-CoA lyase, translated as MFLTECPRDAMQGWGKFIPTHQKIDYINSLMEVGFDVLDCLSFVSPKAIPQMADSHEVAENIDKSLSNTKISAIIGNYRGAEKALKHPSVDILGFPFSISETFQHRNTNKSQEEAFNDIIRMLELVKTEGKQLNIYFSMAFGNPYGEMWKWEDVDFWAQRFSEIGVKDILLSDTTGVATPQTITLLFEKIPAQYPEINFGGHFHNRYEDSYSKLKAAYDQGCRRFDSAIKGIGGCPMAKDDLVGNMPTEQVINFMSVEKADHKLNLLNFESSYNKAKDIFNF; from the coding sequence ATGTTTCTTACCGAATGTCCGCGAGATGCCATGCAGGGTTGGGGAAAATTTATTCCTACACACCAAAAGATAGATTACATTAATTCTTTAATGGAAGTAGGCTTTGACGTGCTGGACTGCCTGAGCTTCGTCTCCCCGAAAGCGATTCCCCAGATGGCCGATTCCCACGAAGTGGCTGAAAATATAGACAAGTCATTATCCAACACTAAAATTTCCGCGATCATCGGAAACTACCGGGGAGCGGAAAAAGCACTGAAACATCCTTCGGTGGATATCCTGGGGTTCCCGTTTTCCATATCCGAAACCTTTCAGCACCGGAATACCAATAAAAGCCAGGAAGAAGCCTTCAATGACATCATCAGGATGCTGGAGCTGGTAAAAACAGAAGGAAAGCAGCTGAACATTTATTTTTCCATGGCCTTCGGAAACCCGTACGGCGAAATGTGGAAATGGGAAGATGTGGATTTCTGGGCACAGCGTTTTTCAGAGATCGGAGTCAAAGATATTTTGCTGTCTGATACTACAGGAGTTGCGACACCGCAGACCATTACGCTCCTGTTTGAAAAAATCCCGGCCCAATACCCGGAGATTAACTTCGGAGGGCATTTCCATAACCGGTATGAAGATTCGTATTCCAAATTAAAAGCGGCATACGACCAGGGATGCAGGAGGTTTGATAGTGCCATCAAAGGAATCGGCGGCTGTCCGATGGCCAAAGATGACCTGGTAGGAAATATGCCTACCGAACAGGTGATCAATTTTATGAGCGTGGAAAAAGCGGACCATAAACTGAACCTGCTGAACTTTGAAAGTTCTTACAACAAGGCTAAGGATATTTTTAATTTTTAA
- the pepT gene encoding peptidase T, with product MSTIEFNPLWKEKLLNRFLSYVKIYSTSDAESEATPSTPQQWNIAKYIVEELKTIGLEDVSIDDNGYIMGYVPSNLENDQKPTIGFISHYDTSPDFSGENVNPQVWENYDGNDLVLNQTTGFTLSPSKFESLRKYTGQTLITTDGNTLLGADDKAGCAEIVTAAEYLIAHPEIKHGRVAVGFTPDEEIGRGAHKFDVAKFGAEFAYTMDGGEVGELEYENFNAAGAVVKIHGLSVHPGYAYGKMVNAALLASEFAQTLPANETPATTKGFDGFYHLMDLNADISEAKLQYIIRDHNEEKFEARKKFMEEKVAEFNQKHGAGTAEIEIKEQYRNMKQQFEGKMHIIDLAAAAMKEAGIEPKIKAIRGGTDGAQLSYMGLPCPNIFAGGINFHGPYEYVALESMEKAMEVIVNIVKA from the coding sequence ATGAGTACAATAGAATTCAACCCTTTGTGGAAAGAAAAGTTACTGAACCGTTTTTTAAGTTATGTAAAGATATATTCAACCAGTGATGCAGAAAGTGAAGCAACCCCTTCTACCCCGCAACAGTGGAATATTGCCAAATATATTGTAGAAGAACTGAAAACCATCGGCCTGGAAGATGTTTCCATAGATGATAACGGCTATATTATGGGCTATGTTCCTTCTAATCTTGAAAATGACCAGAAGCCAACCATCGGCTTTATCTCCCATTATGATACATCACCGGATTTCAGCGGGGAAAACGTTAATCCTCAGGTTTGGGAGAATTATGACGGCAATGACCTGGTCCTTAACCAGACTACCGGATTTACATTATCACCGTCAAAATTTGAAAGCTTAAGAAAATATACCGGGCAGACTTTAATTACTACGGACGGAAACACTCTTTTAGGTGCTGACGACAAAGCAGGCTGTGCAGAAATCGTTACGGCTGCGGAATATCTGATCGCCCATCCTGAAATCAAGCACGGAAGGGTCGCTGTAGGATTTACTCCTGATGAAGAAATAGGAAGAGGAGCCCATAAATTTGATGTCGCGAAATTCGGGGCAGAATTTGCGTATACGATGGACGGAGGCGAAGTTGGAGAATTGGAATATGAAAACTTCAACGCCGCCGGTGCTGTTGTTAAGATCCACGGACTGAGCGTGCACCCGGGATATGCATACGGAAAGATGGTGAATGCCGCACTGCTGGCTTCTGAATTCGCCCAGACGCTTCCTGCCAATGAAACGCCTGCCACCACCAAAGGTTTTGACGGATTTTATCACCTGATGGACCTGAATGCAGATATTTCTGAGGCTAAGCTACAGTACATCATCCGTGATCATAACGAGGAAAAATTTGAGGCCAGGAAGAAATTCATGGAAGAGAAAGTGGCTGAATTCAACCAGAAACATGGTGCAGGAACAGCTGAAATTGAGATTAAGGAGCAGTACCGGAACATGAAGCAGCAGTTTGAAGGAAAGATGCACATCATTGACCTGGCTGCAGCTGCTATGAAAGAAGCGGGTATCGAGCCTAAGATTAAAGCGATCAGAGGCGGAACCGATGGCGCTCAGCTATCCTATATGGGACTGCCCTGCCCGAATATTTTTGCCGGCGGGATCAATTTCCACGGACCGTATGAGTATGTAGCGCTTGAAAGCATGGAAAAAGCAATGGAAGTGATTGTGAATATCGTGAAAGCATAA
- the thiL gene encoding thiamine-phosphate kinase, whose product MFEDKDPELTPISKLGEFGLIKHLTQYFPLSNESSELGVGDDAAIVNPGTKKVVLTTDMLAEGIHFNLGYVPLKHLGYKAVVVNLSDIAAMNATPAQILVSLAVSNRFPVEALEEIYAGIQAACGRYKVDLIGGDTTSSSAGLVMSITAVGIENEEKIVRRSTAKPNDLLVVTGDLGGAYMGLQILEREHAVYLADPNMQPEMEGYDYILERQLKPEARTDVKGILEQLDILPTSMIDVSDGLASEILHLSDQSGVGFRLYEEKIPMDNLTITTADEFNLNPVMAALSGGEDYELLFTISAADFDKIKNHPDFTIIGHAVEKEEGNFMVARGSNQLVALTAQGWDAFLGNRQEQ is encoded by the coding sequence ATGTTTGAAGATAAAGATCCTGAACTGACACCGATTTCCAAATTAGGCGAATTCGGCCTTATTAAACATTTAACACAATATTTCCCTTTATCCAACGAGTCTTCCGAGCTTGGCGTGGGAGATGATGCCGCGATTGTTAATCCGGGCACAAAGAAAGTAGTCCTTACCACAGATATGCTTGCAGAAGGCATTCATTTTAATCTGGGGTATGTTCCGCTGAAGCATTTGGGTTATAAGGCAGTAGTGGTCAACCTCAGCGATATTGCTGCAATGAATGCAACGCCTGCACAGATCCTGGTTTCCCTTGCTGTTTCCAACCGTTTCCCGGTAGAAGCGCTGGAAGAAATATACGCCGGAATCCAGGCGGCCTGCGGAAGATATAAGGTGGACCTGATCGGCGGCGATACGACGAGTTCCAGTGCAGGGCTTGTGATGAGTATTACGGCAGTCGGAATTGAGAACGAAGAAAAGATTGTCAGAAGAAGCACTGCAAAGCCCAATGACCTGCTGGTGGTGACCGGAGACTTAGGAGGCGCCTATATGGGGCTGCAAATCCTGGAGCGGGAACATGCCGTGTACCTGGCTGATCCCAATATGCAGCCTGAAATGGAAGGGTATGACTATATTCTTGAACGCCAGCTGAAGCCGGAAGCCAGGACAGATGTCAAAGGAATCCTGGAGCAGCTGGATATCCTGCCGACTTCCATGATTGATGTGTCTGACGGCCTGGCTTCGGAGATTTTGCACCTTTCAGATCAGTCGGGAGTAGGGTTCAGGCTGTATGAGGAAAAAATCCCGATGGATAACCTCACGATTACCACAGCAGATGAATTTAACCTAAACCCCGTGATGGCCGCCTTAAGCGGAGGTGAAGATTACGAACTGCTGTTTACCATTTCCGCAGCTGATTTTGACAAGATTAAAAACCATCCGGATTTTACCATCATCGGCCACGCTGTTGAGAAAGAAGAAGGAAACTTCATGGTAGCACGGGGATCCAACCAATTGGTCGCACTGACAGCGCAGGGTTGGGATGCTTTTCTGGGAAACCGGCAGGAGCAGTAA
- a CDS encoding acyl-CoA thioesterase, whose protein sequence is MIYYHTFEVRWSDLDANKHLANSSYVQYCAQARMAFMTKEKMGVTQLSRWGIGPVILHERYSFFKEIYADQTVIVSVEIDGCSDDSSIYRFVHKFYTPDGIHCATAEATGVWIDMMLRKMTTPPDDVVEAMNKYKSPETVVLTREDFKKFPFHPHNIDPEVFK, encoded by the coding sequence ATGATTTACTACCATACCTTTGAAGTACGCTGGAGCGACCTTGATGCCAATAAACATTTAGCCAATTCATCCTACGTGCAGTACTGTGCACAGGCCAGGATGGCTTTTATGACCAAAGAAAAAATGGGGGTTACCCAGCTCAGCAGATGGGGAATAGGGCCTGTCATCCTTCATGAAAGGTATTCTTTTTTCAAGGAAATCTATGCGGACCAGACCGTTATCGTGAGTGTGGAAATCGACGGATGTTCAGACGATTCTTCCATCTACAGGTTTGTGCATAAATTTTACACTCCGGATGGAATACACTGCGCCACAGCAGAAGCCACCGGCGTATGGATCGATATGATGCTGAGAAAGATGACGACTCCGCCGGATGATGTGGTAGAAGCCATGAACAAGTACAAGTCCCCGGAAACCGTGGTGTTAACGAGAGAGGATTTCAAGAAATTCCCTTTCCATCCCCATAATATTGATCCGGAGGTATTCAAATGA
- a CDS encoding NAD(P)/FAD-dependent oxidoreductase → MKKIIIIGGGAAGFFCAANLDETQYHITILEQNSDVLQKVKVSGGGRCNVTHACFDPRELVQFYPRGNKELLSVFTKFQPGDTMDWFERRNVPLKIEQDNRVFPESNSSHSIINAMVQEIEHKNIEVKTKCSVKEIERQDGTYLVRTSLGDFKADIIIYTTGSSPKSLKIIENLGHTIIDLVPSLFTFNIKDDLLKDLAGTSFEMAETSIPQLKTEESGPLLITHWGLSGPAILKISAWEAISLAKMNYNFEIEVNFISKPVDEAEEMFLDFKQSNPKKTIGQSKIFDITNRFWQRILEVSKIDLNKQVAHLSGKEIQAVIENLCRKKLKVTGKSTFKDEFVTAGGIDLKEINFKTMASKLLPQLYIAGEVLNIDAVTGGFNFQACWSEAWLIAQDLNLKRDKQMRDR, encoded by the coding sequence ATGAAGAAAATTATCATTATCGGAGGAGGGGCAGCAGGATTTTTCTGTGCCGCCAACCTTGACGAAACCCAATACCACATCACCATCCTGGAGCAGAATTCGGATGTGCTTCAGAAAGTAAAGGTTTCCGGAGGCGGACGCTGCAATGTTACCCACGCCTGCTTTGATCCCAGGGAGCTGGTTCAGTTTTATCCCCGCGGGAATAAGGAACTGCTGAGCGTTTTTACGAAATTCCAGCCGGGAGATACCATGGACTGGTTTGAACGCAGGAATGTCCCGCTGAAAATTGAACAGGATAACCGTGTCTTCCCGGAAAGTAATTCTTCCCATAGCATCATCAACGCCATGGTGCAGGAAATAGAGCACAAAAACATTGAGGTAAAGACAAAATGTTCAGTAAAAGAAATTGAAAGGCAGGATGGCACTTATCTGGTCAGGACCAGTTTAGGCGATTTTAAAGCCGACATTATCATTTACACAACCGGCAGCTCACCCAAATCGCTGAAAATCATTGAGAACCTCGGCCATACAATCATTGATCTTGTTCCTTCGCTTTTCACCTTCAACATTAAAGATGACCTGCTGAAAGATCTTGCCGGAACCAGCTTTGAAATGGCAGAAACCTCCATACCGCAACTGAAAACGGAAGAAAGTGGCCCGCTTTTGATTACACACTGGGGACTATCCGGGCCTGCTATCCTTAAAATATCTGCCTGGGAAGCCATCAGCCTGGCCAAAATGAACTATAATTTTGAAATCGAAGTCAATTTCATTTCAAAACCGGTGGACGAAGCAGAAGAAATGTTCCTGGATTTCAAGCAGTCCAACCCTAAGAAGACCATCGGGCAGTCAAAAATTTTTGATATCACCAACCGCTTCTGGCAACGGATTTTAGAAGTTTCAAAAATCGACCTTAATAAGCAGGTGGCCCATCTCTCCGGGAAAGAAATACAGGCTGTCATTGAAAATCTATGCAGAAAGAAGCTGAAAGTAACCGGTAAATCAACCTTCAAAGACGAGTTCGTAACCGCCGGAGGCATTGATTTAAAGGAAATTAACTTCAAAACCATGGCATCAAAACTGTTGCCGCAATTGTACATTGCCGGAGAAGTGCTGAATATTGACGCCGTAACCGGAGGGTTCAATTTCCAGGCGTGCTGGAGCGAAGCATGGCTGATCGCGCAGGATCTGAATCTGAAAAGAGATAAACAAATGAGAGACAGATAG
- a CDS encoding DUF2306 domain-containing protein, whose product MHTIRKNISDILKILLILGFGYFFWLMLQITLEYVPLRTDVSFLMIKQTEVDHRQEYLYFFYTHVYTSIFVLLSGFLGIIRKDFGIRDFHKNAGKVYIFLILLLAAPSGIYMGIFANGGLFSKISFVILGCLWWAFTYKAYRLAVQKKFREHKQWMWRSFALTLSAVTLRMWKVIIVYLCHPNPMDVYQIIAWLGWVPNILLIEYLIAKKQI is encoded by the coding sequence ATGCATACCATCAGAAAAAACATTTCGGATATCCTTAAAATCCTTTTGATCCTGGGATTCGGATATTTCTTTTGGCTGATGCTGCAAATTACCCTGGAATATGTTCCGCTGAGGACCGACGTCAGTTTCCTGATGATCAAACAGACGGAAGTTGACCACCGGCAGGAATACCTGTACTTTTTCTATACCCATGTATATACCAGTATTTTTGTGCTCCTATCAGGATTTTTAGGCATCATCAGGAAAGATTTCGGGATCAGGGACTTCCATAAGAATGCGGGAAAAGTGTATATTTTCCTGATCCTGCTCCTTGCTGCCCCTTCAGGAATTTATATGGGAATTTTCGCCAACGGAGGGCTTTTTTCAAAAATCTCATTTGTCATTTTAGGTTGCCTGTGGTGGGCTTTTACGTATAAAGCCTATCGTCTTGCCGTACAGAAAAAGTTCAGGGAGCATAAACAGTGGATGTGGCGCAGCTTTGCCCTGACATTATCTGCCGTTACCCTTAGAATGTGGAAGGTAATTATCGTATATTTATGTCACCCGAATCCCATGGATGTATATCAGATCATCGCATGGCTAGGCTGGGTACCCAATATCCTATTAATTGAATATTTAATCGCAAAAAAACAGATATGA
- a CDS encoding YARHG domain-containing protein, whose amino-acid sequence MKNSKPALLAILAILATGCKKESESTTKQKDSLSAAKSPEIEEIHKEYYGVYSGDFIGKEKMLDETDGTEYEGEVFKRISLKINRITKDSVYGQSIVDGNQRPFRGVFNSSSQSFILDEPGNDKTDGRFEVKLSKDSLTGKWDAFNTKAVKSPVKAVKLAKKEFVYNPNFILDKDSELIDWDNPKEFVEKYTNESTGKTESYTTQKNRIASDAVFTLNGSKQKLTESELKNLRKLDLEIIKNSIFARHGYAFKKPTYRHFFEQTQWYIPVSDNVDNDLSPMEKENVALLNRFIKYAEDKYGSFGR is encoded by the coding sequence ATGAAAAATTCAAAACCTGCGCTCCTCGCTATTCTTGCCATACTGGCAACCGGGTGTAAAAAAGAATCCGAAAGCACGACTAAACAAAAAGACAGCCTGTCGGCGGCAAAATCTCCTGAGATTGAGGAAATACACAAAGAATACTACGGGGTTTACAGCGGAGACTTTATCGGTAAAGAGAAAATGCTGGATGAAACCGACGGTACGGAATATGAAGGCGAAGTCTTTAAAAGGATTTCCCTCAAGATCAACCGCATTACCAAAGACAGCGTATACGGACAGAGTATCGTAGACGGGAACCAGCGCCCGTTCAGAGGGGTTTTCAACAGCAGTTCCCAATCATTTATCCTGGATGAACCGGGGAATGATAAAACGGACGGAAGATTTGAGGTGAAGCTCAGTAAAGACAGCCTGACCGGAAAATGGGATGCCTTTAATACCAAAGCCGTAAAATCCCCTGTGAAAGCCGTCAAGCTGGCCAAAAAAGAATTTGTCTACAACCCGAACTTTATACTGGACAAAGATTCTGAGCTGATCGACTGGGACAATCCGAAGGAGTTTGTTGAAAAATACACTAATGAATCGACCGGTAAAACCGAAAGCTATACCACTCAGAAAAACAGGATTGCCTCTGATGCCGTCTTTACCCTGAACGGATCCAAGCAGAAGCTGACTGAAAGTGAGCTGAAGAACCTTCGTAAACTGGATCTTGAAATCATTAAAAATTCTATTTTCGCGCGGCATGGGTATGCGTTCAAAAAACCTACCTACAGACACTTTTTTGAGCAGACACAATGGTACATCCCGGTATCTGACAATGTAGACAATGACCTTTCGCCCATGGAAAAAGAAAACGTAGCGCTCCTGAACCGCTTCATTAAATACGCAGAAGACAAATACGGCAGTTTCGGAAGGTAA
- a CDS encoding DUF2809 domain-containing protein: protein MSVQFNYRYGIAAILIFLVEVLIATVLKDIFFIRAYLGDVLVVMLLYAFVRSFAWMDEARLILGIFIFSCMIETAQYFNIAERLGFRPGSIMYTVIGNSFSWIDIACYAAGCIILYGFVGLKR from the coding sequence ATGTCTGTACAATTCAATTACCGCTATGGTATTGCGGCTATCCTGATTTTTCTGGTTGAGGTACTCATTGCCACTGTGTTAAAAGACATTTTTTTCATCAGGGCTTACCTGGGAGATGTACTGGTGGTTATGCTTCTGTATGCATTCGTTCGCAGCTTTGCATGGATGGATGAAGCCAGGCTGATCTTAGGTATTTTTATATTCTCATGCATGATTGAGACGGCACAATACTTTAATATTGCTGAACGCCTGGGATTCAGACCCGGCAGCATAATGTATACTGTCATCGGCAATTCCTTTTCGTGGATCGATATTGCCTGCTATGCTGCCGGATGTATTATCCTGTATGGTTTTGTCGGACTGAAAAGATAG
- the mutS gene encoding DNA mismatch repair protein MutS, translating to MAKTKKETPLMTQYNTIKAKYPDALLLFRVGDFYETFGQDAVKTSRILGIVLTKRNNGEGHVELAGFPHHSIDSYLPKLVRAGMRVAICDQLEDPKMVKGIVKRGVTELVTPGVTFNDQVLNSKKNNFLLSLHKEKEKYGIALVDVSTGEFLVSEGNLDKLLHIVSTFDPSEIIYQRSVQMPDQLKSRSAFKLEDWAYQHTFAYEKLTGHFKTQSLKGFGVDHLPLAITAAGAIFAYLVEDTHHKLLSHITKICIIPQDDYLMMDHFTLRNLEIVYPSHPQGKSLLDIIDKTCTPMGGRLLRRRIILPLKSVHEIGRRLALIDFLNEHDQLKYDIGQLLKSISDLDRLMGKLAAEKLSPKELGYLRQSLINIHKIKGLLHPHADVLAWLEPLYDLEQLITFLQDHLNEELPVSIAKGNILKEGISEELDHLRNLQSKGRGFLDEMCQREVERTGITSLKIDFNNVFGYYIEVRNTHKDKVPDDWVRKQTLVNAERYITEELKEYENQILGAEEKIGVLENELYRKVCSETMVYIDQIQENSGIIAQLDVAVGFSELAVSESYTRPVLNESFAIDLKEARHPIIENALPLGEKYIPNDIFLDKDTQQIIMVTGPNMAGKSAILRQTAIVCLLAQIGSFVPAKHAEIGVLDKIFTRVGATDNISAGESTFMVEMNEAANILNNISDRSLILLDEIGRGTSTYDGVSIAWAIAEYLHQHPTQAKTLFATHYHELNEMTVNFERVKNFHVSIQENKGNIIFLRKLVPGGSEHSFGIHVAKLAGMPSKVVNRANEILKTLESSRSQGGSSSSDTIKRVTEENMQLSFFQLDDPVLENIREELTKIDINTLTPIEALMKLNSIKKMIGG from the coding sequence ATGGCAAAAACGAAGAAAGAGACCCCGCTCATGACGCAGTACAACACCATCAAGGCAAAATATCCTGATGCGCTTCTGCTTTTCAGGGTAGGGGATTTCTATGAAACTTTCGGGCAGGATGCCGTTAAAACCTCCCGGATCCTGGGCATTGTACTGACCAAAAGAAATAATGGTGAAGGACATGTAGAGCTGGCTGGATTCCCTCATCACTCCATAGATTCCTACCTTCCGAAACTCGTGCGGGCAGGAATGCGGGTTGCCATCTGTGATCAGCTGGAAGATCCGAAAATGGTGAAAGGGATCGTAAAAAGAGGCGTAACGGAACTGGTGACACCCGGCGTTACATTCAACGATCAGGTCCTAAATTCAAAAAAGAATAATTTCCTGCTCTCTCTTCACAAAGAAAAAGAAAAATACGGGATTGCCCTTGTGGATGTCTCTACCGGGGAGTTCCTGGTGAGCGAAGGCAACCTGGATAAATTGCTGCATATTGTCAGTACATTCGATCCCAGCGAGATTATTTACCAGCGCAGTGTCCAGATGCCGGACCAGCTGAAAAGCAGGAGTGCCTTTAAGCTTGAGGACTGGGCCTATCAGCATACATTCGCCTACGAAAAGCTGACCGGTCATTTTAAAACCCAGTCACTGAAAGGGTTTGGGGTAGATCATCTGCCGCTTGCCATCACGGCTGCCGGAGCGATATTCGCCTATCTGGTAGAAGATACCCACCACAAACTGCTTTCGCATATTACTAAAATCTGCATCATTCCTCAGGATGATTACCTGATGATGGACCACTTTACGCTGAGGAATCTTGAAATCGTATATCCGAGCCACCCGCAGGGAAAATCACTGTTGGATATTATAGATAAAACCTGCACTCCTATGGGAGGAAGGCTGCTCAGGAGAAGGATCATCCTTCCGCTGAAATCCGTGCATGAGATCGGCAGAAGGCTTGCGCTGATTGACTTCCTGAACGAGCATGACCAGCTCAAATATGACATAGGGCAATTGCTGAAGTCAATTTCCGATCTGGACCGGCTTATGGGAAAACTGGCTGCTGAAAAGCTGTCTCCCAAAGAATTGGGTTATCTCCGCCAGAGCCTGATTAATATTCATAAGATCAAAGGGCTGCTGCATCCGCATGCTGATGTACTGGCATGGCTGGAACCTCTATACGACCTGGAGCAACTGATTACTTTCCTGCAGGATCACCTTAACGAAGAACTGCCGGTAAGCATTGCGAAAGGCAACATCCTTAAGGAAGGTATTTCTGAGGAGCTTGACCACCTGAGGAACCTTCAGAGTAAGGGACGCGGCTTCCTGGACGAAATGTGCCAGCGCGAAGTGGAACGAACAGGGATTACCAGCCTTAAAATCGATTTCAACAATGTTTTCGGATATTATATTGAGGTACGGAATACCCATAAGGACAAAGTTCCGGATGACTGGGTGAGAAAACAGACGCTGGTGAATGCAGAACGGTATATTACTGAAGAGCTGAAAGAATACGAAAACCAGATCCTCGGGGCAGAAGAAAAGATAGGAGTCCTTGAAAATGAGCTGTACAGAAAAGTGTGCTCTGAAACGATGGTGTACATTGACCAGATTCAGGAAAACTCGGGCATCATTGCACAGCTCGATGTAGCCGTAGGTTTTTCAGAGCTGGCCGTGTCTGAAAGCTATACGAGACCGGTACTGAACGAAAGCTTTGCTATCGACCTGAAAGAAGCCCGGCACCCGATTATTGAAAATGCGCTTCCCCTGGGTGAAAAATATATTCCGAACGATATATTCCTGGACAAGGATACCCAACAGATCATTATGGTGACCGGACCGAACATGGCCGGTAAATCGGCCATTCTCCGCCAGACCGCGATTGTCTGCTTACTGGCTCAGATCGGAAGCTTTGTTCCGGCAAAGCATGCTGAGATCGGGGTCTTGGATAAGATTTTTACCAGAGTGGGAGCTACGGATAATATTTCTGCCGGTGAATCTACGTTCATGGTGGAGATGAATGAAGCCGCCAATATCCTCAACAACATTTCCGACAGGAGCCTGATCCTGCTGGATGAAATCGGCCGAGGAACTTCTACCTACGACGGCGTTTCCATCGCATGGGCCATCGCAGAATACCTCCATCAGCATCCTACGCAGGCTAAAACCTTATTTGCCACGCACTACCATGAACTGAATGAAATGACGGTGAATTTTGAACGGGTAAAAAACTTCCATGTTTCTATCCAGGAGAATAAGGGGAATATTATTTTCCTCAGGAAGCTGGTTCCGGGGGGAAGCGAGCACAGCTTCGGTATCCATGTTGCCAAACTGGCCGGGATGCCATCCAAGGTGGTGAACCGGGCCAATGAAATTTTAAAAACCCTGGAATCAAGCCGCAGCCAGGGCGGAAGTTCATCTTCAGATACCATTAAAAGGGTTACGGAAGAAAATATGCAGCTTTCGTTTTTCCAGCTTGATGATCCGGTGCTGGAAAATATCCGTGAAGAGCTGACAAAAATAGACATCAATACCCTGACCCCGATTGAGGCTTTGATGAAGCTGAATTCAATCAAGAAAATGATCGGAGGATAA